In Candidatus Pantoea floridensis, the genomic window AATAGCGCAAACAGCCAGGCAATAAGGGCAGACGACAGGAGGCCACCAAAGAAACCTTCCCAGGTTTTACCCGGTGAGACTTTAGGTGCCAGTTTATGTTTGCCAAACAAACGACCGAACATATAAGCACCGGAGTCGGCGCCCCAGACAATGAACATAACGAACAGCAGCCACCATGCACCGGCGAAGTGATCGGTATCGTAATGATACTGACGCAGCGCCATCATTCCCCAGAAGAAGGGGATCACGGTGAGGAGACCAAATAGCAGACGCAGCGGACGCGATGAGCGCCACAGCGCCGCAGAGGAGGGATAGAACAGCACTAAAAATAGCGCGACAATCCACCATCCCAGCGCGGCCCAAAGCGAGCCTTCCATCTGGAATTGGTGCAGATTGCGTTGGTAGGGTTGCAGGCTAAAGAGCATTGCGGACAACAACAGGCCGCATAGCACGGCCAGCCAGATACGCTGCTGGCGCGTCTTCATACCCGCCAGCTGCCCCCATTCCCAGGCAGCAAGCATACAGATGATGATGGTGGTGATCGCAAAACCGTACAGCGGTAACCAGAACAGTGCAGCGATCACCAGCGGAATCAAAATTAACGCGGTGATCAGACGAGACTTCAGCAAAGGTTACCCCCAAATTGCTTAGGCGCCGCCTGGTGCAGTACCGCCATAGCGTCGCTCCCGCGTAGAGAATGCATTCAGTGCACCTTCAAAAACGTGTTCATCAAAATCAGGCCAAAGAACATCGGTAAACCAAAACTCAGCATAGGCGATTTGCCACAGCAGGAAGTTGCTAATCCGATGCTCTCCCCCGGTCCTTATCACTAAATCCACTGGCGCCAGCTCCTGCATGCATAGATACGGAGCCAGGCTTTCTTCGGTAATCTGGTCAGGCCGCAGCAAACCTTCCTGCACCTGTTCAGCCAGTTTTCTGGCACCCTGGATAATATCCCAACGGCCGCCATAATTGGCAGCAATGTTAAGAGTTAGTCCATTATTTTGCTGAGTCAGTTCCTCGGCGCGGCGAATGCGTTCCTGAATACGGTTATTGAAACGGCTGATATCACCAATAATGCGTAGACGCACATTGTGTTTGTGCAGGCTTTTGACTTCGCTGTCGAGCGCCCAAACAAACAGCTCCATTAACGCTGTCACTTCCTGAACCGGACGGCTCCAGTTTTCACTGCTGAACGCATACAGCGTAAGCGCTTCCAGTTTATGACTGACCGCGAAGCT contains:
- the cdsA gene encoding phosphatidate cytidylyltransferase, with the translated sequence MLKSRLITALILIPLVIAALFWLPLYGFAITTIIICMLAAWEWGQLAGMKTRQQRIWLAVLCGLLLSAMLFSLQPYQRNLHQFQMEGSLWAALGWWIVALFLVLFYPSSAALWRSSRPLRLLFGLLTVIPFFWGMMALRQYHYDTDHFAGAWWLLFVMFIVWGADSGAYMFGRLFGKHKLAPKVSPGKTWEGFFGGLLSSALIAWLFALLAPLSIAPGTLIICAVIATLASVLGDLTESMFKREAGIKDSGNLIPGHGGILDRIDSLTAAVPVFACLLLLVFRTL
- the ispU gene encoding (2E,6E)-farnesyl-diphosphate-specific ditrans,polycis-undecaprenyl-diphosphate synthase, which translates into the protein MSSNNHNTIDDESYCTPRHVAIIMDGNGRWAKNQGKLRISGHKAGVKSVRRAVSFAVSHKLEALTLYAFSSENWSRPVQEVTALMELFVWALDSEVKSLHKHNVRLRIIGDISRFNNRIQERIRRAEELTQQNNGLTLNIAANYGGRWDIIQGARKLAEQVQEGLLRPDQITEESLAPYLCMQELAPVDLVIRTGGEHRISNFLLWQIAYAEFWFTDVLWPDFDEHVFEGALNAFSTRERRYGGTAPGGA